The Coccidioides posadasii str. Silveira chromosome 3, complete sequence genome contains a region encoding:
- a CDS encoding uncharacterized protein (EggNog:ENOG410PFBG~COG:Q~TransMembrane:15 (o53-73i85-107o122-141i153-172o184-204i308-327o339-360i417-436o442-462i524-544o556-582i961-985o1005-1032i1093-1119o1195-1213i)~BUSCO:241at33183), which produces MADNAYSQVILGDFSADSEPFSNRHQPLCRDPEGWGPISSGRYDFTPCFMDTWILFVSVWGLLMGAGALWLLLRRRTAQPVQKNWHFYAKLSLIWVIFFLVALQASLQVESFPGIWFQDFRFWSTILLLASLVVIYMAQYYEHWRSRQPNGVVLFYWVFYIIAHAVKLRSLISRKAYQDRLPYFVIFNVNLGVAILEFVLEYMVPKKQSAYDALGDEDECPYEYADIFSVLTFSWMTPLMKYGYKNFLTQDDLWNLRKRDTTRVTGDQLEKVWDAELKKKGPSLWRALFKAFGGPYFRGALVKTWSDIFAFVQPQLLRFLILFIDSYRGENPQPVVRGLAIALGMFGVSVVQTICLHQYFQRAFETGMRVKSSLTAMIYTKSLKLSNEGRASKSTGDIVNYMAVDQQRLSDLAQFGMQLWSAPFQIVLCMVSLYQLVGLSMLAGIGAMILMIPLNGLIAKVMKNLQIKQMRNKDRRTRLMTEILNNMKSIKLYAWNAAFMNMLNHVRNDLELNTLRKIGATQSVANFTWSSTPFLVSCSTFAVFVLTNDKPLTTEIVFPALTLFNLLTFPLSILPMVITSIIEASVAVNRLKTFFTADELQTDAVLRQDPVSHAGDESVRIRDATFTWDRHEGRRVLENIDFSARKGELSCIVGRVGAGKSSLLQALLGDLWKINGEVIMRGRVAYVAQQAWVMNASVRENIVFGHRWDPHFYNLTVEACALLDDFQILPDGDQTEVGERGISLSGGQKARLTLARAVYARADIYLLDDVLSAVDQHVGRHIINRVLGRTGILCGKTRILATNSIPVLKEADFIGLLRSGTIIEKGTYEQLLAMKGEVAGLVRSAVSEDGSASSESTREDDSPRTSEALTAIETSDDENLSEVEEAQERLAPLAPMRSGGGTIRRGSMATLRRASTASPENPRTKFIDEETGIKTKQTKEVAEQGKVKWSVYGEYAKTSNLYAVALYLVALLAAHSMQVAGSFWLKKWSEINEIEGRNPSIGKYIGIYFAFGIGSSALVILQTLILWIFCSIEASRKLHERMAFAIFRSPMSFFETTPAGRILNRFSSDIYRVDEILARTFNMLFTNSARAMFTMIVIAISTPLFLVLIVPLGFVYFSYQSYYLRTSRELKRLDSITKSPIFAHFQETLGGISTIRAFRQQKRFALENEWRTDANLRAYFPSINANRWLAVRLEFIGSVVILGAASLSIISVATGSKLTAGMVGLAMSYALNITQSLNWIVRQTVEVETNIVSVERVLEYANLPSEAPDVIFKHRPALSWPSQGGVTFDHYSTRYREGLDLVLKDVCLEIKPHEKIGVVGRTGAGKSSLTLALFRIIEAAEGRICIDGLNISSIGLFDLRGRLAIIPQDAALFEGTVRDNLDPRHVHDDTELWSVLEHARLRDHVAGMPGQLDAQVHEGGSNLSQGQRQLVSLARALLTPSNILVLDEATAAVDVETDALLQQMLRSSIFQNRTIITIAHRINTILDSDRIVVLDRGRVVEFDSPAELIKRGGQFYTLVKEAGLLDGGESATLSSTS; this is translated from the exons ATGGCCGATAATGCCTACTCCCAGGTGATCCTGGGGGACTTCTCCGCCGATAGTGAACCGTTCTCCAACCGCCACCAGCCCCTTTGCCGTGATCCTGAAGGATGGGGCCCGATCAGTTCTGGTAGATATGACTTCACACCGTGCTTTATGGACACTTGGATTCTCTTCGTCTCGGTATGGGGTCTTCTAATGGGTGCGGGGGCTTTATGGCTCCTCTTGCGACGGCGCACCGCCCAACCTGTCCAGAAGAATTGGCATTTCTATGCGAAACTG TCTCTTATCTGggtcatcttcttcctcgtcgcTCTTCAAGCTTCTCTTCAAGTTGAGTCGTTCCCCGGAATTTGGTTCCAAGATTTCAGGTTCTGGTCCACGATCCTCCTGCTCGCTTCTTTGGTGGTGATATACATGGCTCAGTATTATGAACACTGGCGAAGTCGACAGCCGAATGGAGTCGTCCTCTTCTACTGGGTTTTCTACATCATTGCTCACGCCGTGAAGCTTCGGTCGCTCATTTCACGGAAAGCCTACCAAGATCGCCTGCCTTATTTTGTTATTTTTAACGTGAACCTCGGCGTTGCAATTCTGGAGTTTGTCTTGGAATATATGGTTCCCAAGAAACAAAGCGCTTACGATGCGTTAGGGGATGAAGACGAGTGTCCCTATGAGTATGCCGACATTTTCTCGGTACTGACATTCTCATGGATGACTCCCTTGATGAAATATGGCTATAAAAACTTTCTTACGCAAGATGACCTGTGGAATCTGCGTAAAAGAGATACCACTCGTGTAACCGGCGATCAGCTTGAAAAAGTTTGGGACGCGGAGTTAAAAAAGAAGGGACCATCACTCTGGCGTGCTTTATTCAAGGCGTTCGGCGGACCCTACTTCCGAGGGGCTCTAGTCAAGACTTGGAGCGATATCTTTGCATTTGTCCAGCCCCAATTGCTTCGCTTTCTGATATTATTCATAGATTCATATCGTGGTGAAAATCCTCAGCCTGTTGTAAGGGGTCTCGCCATTGCCCTTGGCATGTTCGGCGTATCAGTGGTCCAGACCATTTGCCTTCATCAATATTTCCAACGAGCTTTTGAGACTGGAATGCGAGTGAAATCCTCTCTAACGGCAATGATTTACACCAAATCTTTGAAGCTGTCAAACGAAGGTCGTGCTTCCAAATCTACCGGTGATATCGTGAATTATATGGCAGTTGATCAACAGCGCCTTTCTGACTTGGCACAGTTTGGCATGCAATTATGGTCTGCACCATTCCAGATTGTGCTTTGCATGGTGTCTCTTTACCAGCTTGTCGGCCTGAGTATGCTTGCTGGTATTGGAGCAATGATCTTAATGATTCCTCTTAATGGATTAATTGCGAAGGTGATGAAAAATCTCCAGATCAAGCAAATGAGAAACAAGGATCGAAGGACGCGGTTGATGACAGAAATTTTAAATAATATGAAGAGCATCAAGCTCTATGCATGGAATGCGGCCTTTATGAACATGCTCAACCACGTTCGCAATGACCTTGAATTGAATACCCTGCGAAAAATCGGGGCAACACAATCCGTTGCCAACTTTACGTGGTCGTCGACTCCGTTCTTGGTGTCTTGTTCGACTTTCGCCGTTTTCGTTTTGACGAATGATAAACCGCTAACAACGGAGATCGTCTTTCCAGCCCTAACCCTTTTCAACCTCCTAACGTTCCCGTTATCCATTCTTCCCATGGTCATCACATCGATAATAGAAGCGTCCGTTGCTGTGAATCGATTGAAGACATTTTTTACCGCCGATGAGCTTCAGACTGACGCTGTGTTGCGCCAAGATCCCGTTTCACATGCTGGTGATGAATCTGTACGCATTAGAGATGCAACCTTTACGTGGGATAGGCATGAAGGCCGACGTGTTCTCGAGAACATCGATTTCAGCGCTAGGAAAGGGGAGTTAAGCTGCATTGTCGGCCGTGTTGGTGCAGGAAAATCATCATTACTTCAGGCGTTACTGGGTGACCTCTGGAAAATTAATGGCGAAGTCATTATGCGGGGGCGTGTTGCGTACGTTGCGCAACAGGCATGGGTTATGAATGCAAGCGTCAGAGAGAACATTGTTTTCGGTCATCGTTGGGATCCTCACTTTTACAACTTGACAGTTGAAGCATGTGCGCTCTTGGACGATTTCCAAATTCTTCCAGATGGGGACCAAACTGAAGTTGGAGAGCGAGGAATTTCACTTTCCGGTGGTCAAAAGGCTCGCTTGACTTTAGCTCGTGCGGTGTATGCTCGTGCTGATATCTATCTACTTGATGATGTTCTGTCTGCGGTTGACCAGCATGTGGGAAGGCATATTATCAACCGAGTCTTAGGCCGAACTGGAATTCTGTGCGGTAAAACAAGAATCCTTGCGACAAATTCAATCCCGGTTCTCAAAGAAGCTGATTTTATCGGACTCCTGAGGAGTGGCACCATTATTGAAAAAGGGACCTACGAGCAGCTACTCGCTATGAAAGGGGAGGTGGCAGGTTTAGTTCGCTCTGCGGTTAGTGAGGATGGTTCAGCATCAAGTGAGAGCACTCGAGAAGACGATAGCCCTCGAACCTCGGAGGCCCTCACCGCTATCGAGACAAGCGACGACGAAAATCTGTCTGAAGTTGAAGAAGCTCAGGAACGCTTAGCTCCACTCGCTCCAATGAGAAGCGGTGGCGGCACTATCCGACGAGGAAGCATGGCAACTCTCAGGCGAGCTAGCACCGCAAGTCCCGAGAATCCCCGGACGAAGTTTATCGACGAAGAGACTGGCATCAAAACGAAGCAAACCAAGGAGGTTGCAGAGCAGGGAAAGGTAAAATGGAGCGTATATGGCGAATACGCCAAAACCAGTAATCTATACGCTGTTGCTCTCTACCTTGTCGCCTTGCTCGCAGCCCATTCAATGCAAGTCGCCGGTAGCTTTTGGTTAAAGAAATGGTCTGAAATCAACGAGATCGAAGGGCGAAACCCGAGCATTGGAAAATATATTGGTATTTACTTTGCATTTGGTATTGGTTCTTCAGCTTTAGTTATTCTGCAGACGTTGATTCTTTGGATATTCTGCTCTATTGAG GCGTCTCGAAAACTCCATGAAAGGATGGCTTTTGCGATATTCAGATCTCCAATGAGTTTCTTCGAGACGACCCCAGCTGGTCGAATCCTTAACCGCTTTTCAAG TGATATATATCGTGTCGACGAGATTCTCGCTCGCACGTTCAACATG CTTTTCACGAACAGTGCTCGTGCTATGTTTACCATGATCGTCATCGCAATATCCACACCTTTGTTCCTCGTCCTCATCGTCCCCCTTGGTTTCGTATATTTCAGCTATCAAAGTTACTATCTACGGACCTCTCGAGAACTCAAACGCCTCGACAGCATCACCAAAAGTCCTATTTTTGCTCATTTTCAAGAGACTCTCGGTGGCATTTCAACGATCCGGGCGTTTAGGCAGCAAAAGCGATTCGCATTGGAAAACGAATGGCGAACGGATGCAAACCTCCGTGCATATTTCCCTTCGATAAACGCAAACAGGTGGCTGGCAGTTCGTCTAGAGTTCATTGGTTCTGTGGTCATCCTTGGGGCAGCATCGCTGTCCATTATCTCTGTGGCAACTGGTAGCAAGCTTACGGCTGGTATGGTTGGTCTTGCAATGTCCTACGCACTTAACATCACTCAATCATTGAACTGGATCGTCCGTCAAACGGTGGAGGTCGAGACAAACATCGTTTCTGTGGAAAGAGTGCTCGAGTATGCAAATTTGCCGAGTGAAGCACCTGACGTGATCTTCAAACATCGCCCGGCGCTCAGCTGGCCTTCTCAAGGAGGTGTAACGTTTGACCACTATAGCACCCGATACCGAGAGGGCTTGGATCTCGTCCTCAAGGATGTTTGCTTGGAAATTAAGCCTCACGAAAAAATAGGAGTTGTAGGGCGAACAGGAGCTGGAAAGAGTTCGTTGACGCTCGCACTATTCCGAATCATTGAGGCAGCCGAAGGGCGAATATG TATCGATGGTCTCAATATTAGTTCGATCGGGTTGTTTGACCTTCGTGGCCGTCTAGCAATCATTCCTCAGGACGCGGCTCTGTTTGAAGGCACTGTTCGAGACAATCTTGACCCCCGACACGTTCATGATGATACCGAACTATGGAGTGTTTTGG AACATGCACGATTAAGAGATCATGTTGCGGGTATGCCTGGTCAATTGGACGCTCAAGTCCACGAAGGAG GGTCAAACCTTAGTCAAGGACAAAGACAACTTGTTTCTCTCGCCAGAGCTCTCCTCACACCAAGCAATATTCTTGTTTTGGATGAAGCTACT GCCGCTGTTGACGTTGAAACCGATGCCCTCCTTCAACAAATGTTACGAAGCAGCATCTTCCAAAACCGGACAATAATCACCATCGCCCACCGCATCAATACTATCCTCGACAGCGATCGAATCGTTGTTCTAGACCGTGGTAGGGTGGTGGAATTCGATTCACCAGCGGAGCTTATCAAACGCGGCGGACAGTTTTACACACTAGTCAAAGAGGCAGGCCTGTTGGACGGTGGCGAATCTGCCACTCTATCATCAACCTCGTAA
- a CDS encoding uncharacterized protein (BUSCO:264164at4751~EggNog:ENOG410PGAY~COG:S~BUSCO:6317at33183), whose protein sequence is MSTHRQNPEELLKQPLYVFDLPRELLATLATKKTSSHPAIQPDQDSPQTTNEHGEIGIANSTTCSLCQVSFNSVNEQRVHVRSDHHRYNLKARLRGNKALNELDFNQAIGELDESISGSESEPTDEEEDGHKTPDNNLVALLKRQAKLASPETDPTETSQYKRTGKQPLLWFKSSLLPPTVFLGVYRALFTDLEQDSQDQLVSSLQKKQTNSIIRNSNQDSQKAAPDQAQSKSTRHYFLCMMGGGHFAAMIASAASEINKGAGGIENRKPVIIAHKSFHRYTTRRKQGGSQSASDAAKGAAHSAGSTLRRYNEAALEKEIRDLLKDWKHMIDKSELLFVRAAGPTNRRVLFGPYDGQVLKPSDPRLRGFPFSTRRATQAELLRAYTELTRVKISHLDEATLAKEQEKHREVVSPKPAAQRQKPKISKEEEVAILHTSQIQALIRRSKVPGLLSYLANNTIPASFKFHSSASQPIHRCPTPLHLAASSSAPAIVIALLTKAGADPTILNGEERPAFDLAGDRPTRDAFRIARHEIGEASWDWEAAHVPPPISKEEVDCQADRDRRAAEKAEAQRREEALERIKQEDAKGTTQRKRAARTLTPREKTASERREEEMRGMTPEMRMRLERERRARAAEDRMRRMQAGQGP, encoded by the exons ATGTCGACACACAGACAGAACCCTGAAGAGCTTCTAAAGCAGCCTCTCTATG TCTTTGATCTTCCCAGGGAGCTCTTGGCAACTCTAGCAACCAAAAAGACCAGCAGCCACCCCGCCATCCAGCCAGACCAAGACAGTCCTCAAACCACCAACGAACATGGAGAAATCGGAATTGCCAATTCTACTACCTGCTCTTTGTGCCAGGTATCCTTTAATAGTGTCAATGAGCAACGAGTCCATGTACGATCAGACCACCATAGATACAACCTAAAAGCTAGACTGCGGGGCAATAAAGCACTAAACGAATTGGATTTCAATCAAGCGATTGGAGAGCTCGATGAATCAATATCCGGTTCAGAATCGGAGCCAAccgatgaagaggaagatggcCACAAAACCCCGGATAACAACCTTGTCGCACTCCTGAAGAGACAAGCTAAACTGGCATCACCTGAGACTGATCCTACCGAAACTTCTCAGTATAAGCGTACTGGAAAACAGCCATTACTATGGTTCAAAAGTTCCCTTCTTCCTCCAACAGTATTTTTGGGAGTTTATCGAGCGCTATTCACAGATTTGGAACAAGACTCGCAAGATCAGTTGGTTTCGTCACTGCAAAAGAAACAAACCAATTCCATAATACGAAATTCGAACCAAGACTCCCAGAAAGCTGCCCCAGATCAGGCTCAAAGCAAATCTACCCggcattattttctatgtaTGATGGGAGGAGGTCATTTCGCTGCAATGATCGCATCAGCTGCCTCTGAAATTAATAAGGGGGCCGGCGGTATCGAGAATCGAAAGCCAGTCATCATAGCCCATAAATCATTCCACCGCTACACTACAAGAAGGAAACAAGGAGGTTCACAATCTGCCAGTGATGCTGCAAAAGGCGCTGCACATTCTGCCGGCTCTACATTGAGACGGTACAATGAAGCTGCGTTGGAGAAGGAGATTAGGGATCTGCTAAAAGACTGGAAACATATGATCGATAAGTCGGAGCTTCTATTCGTGCGTGCGGCGGGACCCACCAATCGAAGGGTATTGTTTGGCCCTTACGACGGGCAGGTATTGAAACCATCAGATCCGAGATTGCGTGGATTTCCATTTAGCACTCGTCGGGCCACGCAAGCGGAGCTCTTGAGGGCTTACACTGAGTTGACGCGGGTAAAAATCAGCCATCTTGATGAGGCTACCCTAGCGAAGGAGCAAGAAAAGCATCGAGAGGTGGTATCACCGAAACCAGCTGCCCAAAGGCAAAAACCAAAGATCtcaaaagaggaagaggtaGCTATTCTTCATACGTCACAGATACAAGCGCTTATTCGGCGGTCAAAAGTTCCCGGGCTATTGTCATACCTTGCGAATAATACTATTCCTGCATCGTTCAAATTCCATTCTTCGGCCTCTCAACCAATCCACCGCTGTCCTACTCCATTGCACCTTGCTGCAAGTTCTAGTGCACCGGCGATTGTGATAGCGCTGCTCACCAAAGCAGGGGCTGATCCCACCATACTCAACGGAGAAGAACGCCCTGCGTTTGACCTTGCGGGCGATAGACCAACACGTGATGCCTTCCGCATCGCCCGACATGAAATTGGTGAAGCATCCTGGGACTGGGAAGCTGCTCATGTGCCGCCCCCAATCTCGAAGGAGGAGGTAGATTGCCAAGCAGATCGTGACAGGAGGGCCGCTGAGAAAGCTGAGGCGCAGAGGAGGGAGGAAGCATTGGAGCGCATAAAACAGGAGGATGCGAAAGGCACAACGCAACGAAAAAGGGCGGCGAGAACGCTTACGCCTCGCGAAAAAACTGCGTCCGAaaggagagaagaagagatgcGAGGAATGACCCCAGAAATGAGGATGAGACTGGAGAGGGAGCGTCGAGCGAGAGCTGCAGAGGATCGTATGCGAAGAATGCAAGCTGGTCAGGGACCGTGA
- a CDS encoding uncharacterized protein (EggNog:ENOG410PMMA~TransMembrane:1 (o53-80i)), translating into MSKVEIPQARGVFFDSKNSGADLTQEIRNEARDRVEFLNRAHLTAMSASASDIITYIGVPLAVLGVMPIIYTCIRALLVLRSIRLALARNGHSDSAVTRGSMMSGVVEVELPRCTITPLDRDLDPEYWQLNPARSSLKGGTWSFFHWNRLVTGKRLYRIQYKDELRVPQAEIEFHELVSFLLDRGAVPDENGWSMLRTSGLWTPTGTVLMRPPQGKFGGVLRVGVPDDSDGVLSLKMHWSSDWDTRSKECLPPFWMRIHQPGLASTTCANLDNESYKSSDCIIKIDEESSSEPDDSKRKATDEKPASTGEKGQIESTEPTEGEGKDTDAVSTTPSLLVLIEEKRVALHGEANRSDSIRFCLEGDTIDRVFFEHSNTHTGRVREISNLGEIVVQWFVYIASSLAHVEKTGAWNFALPSDVVQSTQRDAVPCGVMEILGIMQEHEVPHWPRPKPNFNDPWKTHRRFMENHHQMQLERSMPPAQAEASRRAREQATMWNMQDDYRESQRLKREYEEKRVTEVVNSPRLSNKIVAKACVSWLIAQKDIPNSYKITDVVRAALYLMALDVTRARLIANICDRWITWGRSGLNTSDITELQQNKICFCYAATMVYTMQVAAQSDGKVSTHMQECLGLWKKVRLG; encoded by the exons ATGTCCAAGGTGGAAATCCCTCAAG CGCGAGGCGTTTTTTTTGACTCCAAAAATAGCGGAGCCGACCTCACTCAGGAGATACGAAATGAAGCCCGCGACCGAGTG GAATTCCTGAATCGCGCACACCTCACCGCGATGTCTGCGAGCGCGTCCGACATCATCACCTACATCGGTGTACCCCTCGCCGTACTCGGCGTCATGCCGATCATATACACCTGCATCCGCGCACTTCTCGTTCTGCGATCCATCCGTCTCGCCCTGGCGCGAAACGGTCACTCTGACTCCGCCGTCACCAGAGGCAGCATGATGTCCGGCGTCGTCGAGGTAGAGCTACCCCGATGCACAATAACTCCTCTGGACCGCGACCTTGATCCCGAGTACTGGCAGCTCAACCCAGCCCGATCGTCCCTCAAGGGCGGCACCTGGTCGTTTTTCCACTGGAATCGCCTGGTCACGGGTAAAAGGTTGTATCGGATTCAATACAAGGATGAGCTGCGCGTTCCCCAGGCGGAGATTGAGTTTCATGAATTGGTTTCGTTCTTGTTGGATCGCGGGGCGGTACCGGATGAGAATGGTTGGAGTATGCTAAGGACGAGTGGGCTGTGGACGCCGACAGGGACGGTTTTGATGCGCCCGCCGCAGGGTAAATTCGGGGGTGTGCTACGCGTTGGAGTGCCGGACGATTCCGACGGGGTGTTGAGTTTGAAAATGCATTGGAGCAGTGACTGGGATACGCGAAGTAAAGAATGTTTGCCGCCCTTCTGGATGAGGATTCATCAGCCGGGGTTGGCCTCTACTACATGTGCGAATCTGGATAACGAGAGTTACAAATCTAGTGACTGCATTATCAAGATAGACGAAGAATCCTCGAGTGAACCCGATGATAGCAAACGGAAAGCTACGGACGAAAAGCCCGCCTCAACGGGGGAGAAAGGGCAAATTGAAAGCACAGAGCCAACAGAAGGTGAAGGCAAGGATACAGATGCTGTCTCAACAACGCCATCCCTTCTCGTTCTGATTGAAGAAAAGCGGGTTGCGCTGCATGGTGAAGCAAACCGCAGCGATAGCATCAGATTCTGTCTAGAAGGGGACACAATTGACCGTGTTTTCTTTGAGCACTCCAACACCCATACCGGTAGGGTTCGAGAGATCAGTAATTTGGGCGAAATTGTCGTACAGTGGTTCGTCTACATCGCCTCGTCCTTAGCACATGTCGAGAAAACCGGCGCGTGGAACTTCGCCTTGCCCTCTGACGTTGTTCAGTCCACGCAACGAGACGCTGTGCCATGTGGTGTCATGGAGATACTGGGAATCATGCAGGAACACGAGGTCCCTCATTGGCCGAGGCCAAAGCCAAACTTTAACGATCCGTGGAAGACGCACCGACGATTCATGGAGAACCATCATCAAATGCAACTTGAGAGATCAATGCCACCGGCGCAAGCCGAAGCGTCGCGGAGAGCGAGAGAGCAGGCTACAATGTGGAATATGCAGGACGATTATCGAGAGAGTCAAAGGCTAAAACGAGAGTATGAGGAGAAGCGCGTGACGGAGGTTGTGAATTCACCTAGGCTCAGCAATAAAATTGTTGCAAAGGCCTGTGTATCATGGCTGATCGCTCAGAAGGATATTCCGAACAGTTACAAAATAACGGACGTAGTCCGCGCTGCTTTGTATCTTATGGCCTTGGATGTGACCCGAGCGAGATTAATCGCTAATATCTGTGATCGGTGGATAACATGGGGTAGAAGCGGTTTGAATACCTCGGATATCACAGAGCTGCAGCAGAATAAGATATGCTTCTGCTACGCAGCCACAATGGTGTACACTATGCAAGTTGCTGCACAGTCGGATGGCAAGGTCTCCACACACATGCAAGAATGCTTGGGACTATGGAAAAAAGTTCGGCTAGGTTGA